Proteins encoded by one window of Paenibacillus sp. DCT19:
- the glyQ gene encoding glycine--tRNA ligase subunit alpha — protein sequence MNFQQMILTLQQFWAGHNCIIVQPYDTEKGAGTMNPMTFLRSLGPEPWKVAYVEPSRRPSDGRYGENPNRLYQHHQFQVIIKPSPDNIQEIYLESLKRLGIDPLKHDIRFVEDNWENPSLGCAGLGWEVWLDGMEITQFTYFQQVGGIETNPVAVEITYGMERLASYIQDKENVFDLEWVEGISYGDVFRQPEFEHSKYTFEVSDVKMLFTLFNMHEEEANKAMAQNLVFPAYDYVLKCSHTFNLLDARGAISVTERTGYITRVRNLARQVAATYMEEREKLGFPLIKKGGAEHV from the coding sequence ATGAATTTTCAGCAGATGATTCTAACGCTGCAGCAATTCTGGGCTGGGCACAATTGTATTATTGTTCAGCCGTATGATACGGAAAAAGGGGCAGGTACGATGAACCCAATGACCTTTTTGCGTTCACTTGGACCTGAACCATGGAAAGTAGCTTATGTTGAGCCTTCCCGTCGCCCATCGGATGGACGTTATGGTGAGAACCCAAACCGGCTGTATCAGCATCATCAATTCCAAGTCATTATCAAGCCTTCTCCAGACAATATCCAAGAGATCTACTTGGAGAGCTTGAAACGTCTAGGTATTGATCCGCTCAAACACGATATTCGGTTTGTTGAAGACAACTGGGAGAATCCGTCTCTTGGATGTGCGGGCTTGGGTTGGGAAGTATGGCTAGATGGTATGGAAATCACCCAATTTACGTATTTCCAACAAGTAGGTGGAATCGAGACGAATCCGGTTGCTGTTGAGATTACGTATGGTATGGAGCGACTAGCTTCTTACATTCAAGATAAAGAGAATGTGTTTGATCTGGAATGGGTTGAAGGCATTAGCTATGGCGATGTATTCCGTCAACCAGAATTCGAGCATTCTAAATATACATTTGAAGTATCAGACGTGAAAATGTTATTTACGCTTTTCAACATGCATGAAGAAGAAGCGAATAAAGCAATGGCACAAAACTTGGTATTCCCCGCATATGACTATGTGCTGAAATGTTCACATACGTTCAATCTGCTGGATGCTCGAGGTGCAATTAGCGTAACAGAGCGTACAGGTTACATCACACGTGTTCGTAATCTAGCTCGGCAAGTGGCTGCC
- the recO gene encoding DNA repair protein RecO: protein MLYRVEGIVIRSMDYGEGNKIITLCTESGGKVGVLVRGAKKPKSRHAALVQPFTFGQYVYFRNTGLGNLNAGEIIESYHELREDLVKAAYASYACELLDRVLQDEETGTFWFKQLKACLQALKEDKDPVVMTSLYEMKILQSAGYGPALDDCISCGQERPDEQLFVSPRLGGVLCRACKHFDPPAMSVSPKALKLLRLFAQLDLQRLGNISVSEGTRAEIKKIMRSFMDHQLGLNLKSRSFLDQMEKYGI from the coding sequence ATGCTATACAGGGTGGAAGGGATTGTCATCCGCAGCATGGACTATGGCGAGGGAAACAAAATTATTACGCTTTGCACCGAAAGCGGTGGAAAAGTAGGTGTGCTTGTCCGTGGTGCCAAAAAGCCCAAAAGTCGACACGCTGCACTTGTGCAGCCGTTTACGTTCGGTCAGTACGTTTACTTTCGTAACACGGGCTTGGGAAACTTGAATGCAGGCGAAATTATTGAGTCATACCATGAGCTGCGTGAGGATCTGGTCAAAGCGGCATATGCATCCTATGCGTGTGAGCTGCTTGATCGCGTGCTGCAGGATGAGGAGACAGGTACCTTCTGGTTTAAACAGCTAAAGGCCTGTCTCCAAGCATTAAAGGAAGATAAGGATCCAGTTGTAATGACTAGTTTATACGAAATGAAAATTTTGCAATCGGCTGGTTACGGGCCTGCACTGGATGATTGTATTTCTTGTGGGCAGGAACGACCAGATGAGCAATTGTTCGTGAGCCCTAGACTTGGGGGCGTATTATGCCGTGCATGTAAGCATTTTGATCCGCCTGCCATGTCAGTAAGTCCTAAAGCACTGAAATTGTTGAGATTGTTCGCACAGCTTGATTTGCAACGGCTGGGTAATATATCGGTGAGTGAAGGTACTCGAGCTGAGATCAAAAAAATCATGCGCTCGTTTATGGATCACCAACTAGGCTTAAATTTGAAGTCCCGTTCCTTTCTCGATCAAATGGAGAAGTACGGGATTTGA
- a CDS encoding YqzL family protein: protein MRDFSWKVFAMTGDVESYLLYAEACSSLEQESDHAGEVIEDEEAEQ, encoded by the coding sequence ATGCGAGATTTTTCGTGGAAGGTTTTTGCGATGACGGGGGATGTAGAATCCTACTTACTGTATGCGGAAGCATGCAGCTCATTGGAGCAAGAGTCGGATCATGCAGGGGAAGTGATTGAAGATGAAGAAGCCGAGCAATGA
- the era gene encoding GTPase Era: MKKQAFKSGFVAIVGRPNVGKSTLMNQVIGQKIAIMSDKPQTTRNKIHGVYTSEQQQIVFLDTPGIHKRQSKLGDYMNQTALNTLHEVEAALFLIDASEGMGGGDRYIAEQLKNVRTPIILVMNKIDKVEPEALLPLIEEYRKLHDFAEIVPVSAKLGSNVNTLLEQISRYLPEGPQYYPEDQVTDHPEQFVCAELIREKILQMTREEVPHSIAVTIEDMKVQDNGVVYISAVIFVERDSQKGIIIGKQGALLKEVGKRARQDIQNLLGSKIFMDLWVKVKKDWRNQDRVLRDLGFGRE; the protein is encoded by the coding sequence ATGAAAAAACAAGCATTTAAATCCGGTTTTGTAGCCATCGTTGGACGTCCCAATGTCGGGAAATCGACGTTAATGAATCAAGTTATTGGTCAGAAGATTGCCATTATGTCGGACAAGCCGCAAACGACACGTAATAAAATTCATGGTGTATACACTTCTGAACAGCAACAGATCGTCTTTCTAGACACACCTGGTATCCATAAGCGTCAATCCAAGTTGGGTGACTACATGAATCAAACTGCACTGAACACACTTCACGAGGTTGAAGCTGCGCTATTCCTGATTGATGCTTCTGAAGGTATGGGTGGAGGGGATCGTTACATTGCAGAACAGCTAAAAAATGTACGCACTCCAATCATCTTGGTAATGAACAAGATTGATAAAGTTGAACCTGAAGCGTTACTTCCTTTGATTGAGGAATATCGTAAACTTCACGATTTTGCAGAGATTGTTCCTGTATCCGCTAAGCTTGGTAGTAATGTGAATACATTGCTGGAGCAGATCAGCAGATACCTGCCAGAGGGCCCGCAATACTACCCTGAGGATCAGGTGACAGATCACCCGGAGCAATTCGTTTGCGCTGAGCTGATTCGGGAGAAAATTCTGCAAATGACTCGTGAAGAAGTACCGCACTCCATTGCAGTAACGATTGAAGATATGAAGGTGCAGGATAATGGCGTTGTCTACATTTCGGCAGTTATTTTTGTAGAGCGTGATTCGCAAAAAGGGATTATTATCGGCAAGCAAGGTGCCTTGCTCAAAGAAGTCGGTAAACGTGCTAGGCAGGACATTCAGAACCTGTTAGGCTCCAAGATCTTTATGGATCTGTGGGTAAAGGTGAAAAAGGACTGGAGAAATCAGGATCGTGTACTACGTGACCTTGGTTTCGGTCGTGAATAA
- a CDS encoding cytidine deaminase, producing MDNGLLMQEAIKARTKAYIPYSHFGVGAALLDQEGNVHHGCNIENAAYTPGNCAERTALFSAIAGGQQPRSFKAIAIVGDTDDPIAPCGVCRQVMFELCEPDMKVILGNMKGDLRETTVAELIPYAFGPSDLNSSQK from the coding sequence ATGGATAACGGACTGCTGATGCAAGAAGCGATTAAGGCGCGTACCAAAGCGTACATTCCTTATTCGCATTTTGGTGTAGGCGCGGCATTGCTTGATCAAGAAGGTAATGTGCACCATGGATGTAATATTGAAAATGCAGCGTACACGCCTGGTAATTGTGCTGAACGGACCGCTTTGTTTAGTGCGATTGCTGGTGGGCAGCAGCCGCGAAGCTTCAAAGCCATTGCTATTGTAGGTGACACGGATGATCCGATTGCTCCATGCGGAGTATGTCGTCAAGTGATGTTTGAATTATGCGAACCAGATATGAAGGTTATTCTAGGAAACATGAAAGGTGACCTGCGTGAGACTACGGTTGCCGAATTGATTCCATATGCTTTTGGCCCATCCGATCTGAATTCGTCCCAAAAATAA
- a CDS encoding diacylglycerol kinase family protein: protein MKRRSWGLVFRNAAEGIAYGFRTQRNVRVHTGVALIMCVAGFFFGISRTDWMFVLTAIFLVLVTELMNTAVEAAVDLAHPHIHPLAKAAKDTAAGAVLLAAVFAVIIGCVVFLKPVLSWLGLY, encoded by the coding sequence ATGAAGCGGCGCTCCTGGGGTCTGGTGTTCCGCAATGCAGCGGAAGGAATCGCATACGGCTTCCGAACTCAGAGGAATGTAAGAGTCCATACAGGAGTAGCCCTCATCATGTGTGTAGCCGGGTTTTTTTTCGGGATTTCCAGAACAGATTGGATGTTTGTTTTGACAGCTATTTTTTTGGTACTGGTGACCGAATTAATGAACACTGCTGTGGAAGCTGCGGTTGATCTCGCACATCCGCATATTCACCCGCTTGCCAAAGCGGCAAAAGACACCGCGGCTGGAGCAGTACTTCTGGCTGCGGTATTCGCTGTCATCATTGGATGTGTTGTATTCCTCAAGCCAGTACTGAGCTGGTTAGGGTTGTATTAA
- the ybeY gene encoding rRNA maturation RNase YbeY, protein MSLNLAWNNEQQDKEITEPMIAMLEQLLNLAGEAEGVAEGEVALTFVDDEQIHELNRDYRGIDRPTDVLSFAMNETVDEELDIIYELDEDEEMEEMPDVLGDIIISVPRTILQSEEYGHSFERELGFLFVHGFLHLLGYDHQDEASEAEMMGKQEAVLAQAGLTR, encoded by the coding sequence ATGAGTCTTAACCTGGCATGGAATAATGAACAACAGGATAAAGAAATTACAGAGCCTATGATCGCAATGTTGGAGCAGCTGCTCAATCTTGCAGGAGAAGCCGAAGGTGTTGCTGAAGGAGAAGTAGCTCTAACGTTTGTAGATGATGAGCAGATCCATGAGTTGAACCGCGATTATCGTGGTATCGACCGTCCAACCGATGTATTATCATTTGCCATGAATGAGACGGTGGATGAAGAACTGGATATCATTTATGAGTTGGACGAAGATGAGGAAATGGAAGAAATGCCAGATGTGCTGGGCGACATTATCATCTCCGTTCCTCGTACGATTCTGCAAAGTGAGGAGTACGGACATTCCTTTGAACGCGAATTAGGATTTCTATTTGTTCACGGATTTTTACACCTGCTCGGTTATGACCATCAGGATGAGGCCAGTGAGGCTGAGATGATGGGTAAGCAGGAAGCTGTATTGGCTCAGGCCGGGTTGACACGATAA
- a CDS encoding HD family phosphohydrolase: MTSKELSKGKSFQNRATGWKYSVWARYLLFLFLVILFFVSLAPKLLPERYDIQEGTRSEVDIAAPMQIPNNKATLKAQEEAAERVQPIYQIVQMRNENLMTTLLDRIDRLNQDDQISSQDKIDIYREEIPQRQKDFVSNFINNNRKSGTYSETLLEEIRNVVQEQSYRIPEETYIKISRLTSDDIQEMKPVARDIVSRLMTDQISDATTARAKVAEMVSVSSLSKRTQREVVQELGRLVLTSNRFYDEEGTKEAKVQARENTQTVFIKQGDTLVAKGEIITPEMYALLDENDLLKNEVNYWPQVGLLMLSCLLSAAILMYIQQCSGTHFKYNNAQLLMLVLIFIITIVVMHVTAFIQTNEQSYVGFLAPVAVGAMLIALLLDTSLAFVCSIIIGMLSSIILNTHQGQIFDFEFGFFAVLVSFVAIFATHKASQRSTILKGAIMVCLFGSIAVFTLALIDTGDWNRTTTLYGIGFAFAGGVLTAILVIGLMPFFETSFGILSALKLVELSNPNHPLLRKLLTETPGTYHHSVMVGNLSEAAAEAIGANGLLCRVGSYYHDIGKTKRPIYFIENQNNMENPHDSIDPKLSKSIIVAHARDGVEMQKDYKLPRPIRDIAEQHHGTTFLHFFYHKALRQAEEAGIEPDFTEEDFRYPGPKAQSKESAIVGIADSVEAAVRSLRKPTVEQVESMIEKIIKGRLDDHQFNDCDLTMRELDIVAKTLKETVMGIFHSRIEYPEEMKKPKPTSPEAG, translated from the coding sequence GTGACCTCTAAGGAACTGTCAAAAGGCAAATCTTTTCAGAATAGAGCTACAGGATGGAAGTATAGCGTGTGGGCACGCTATCTTCTGTTTTTGTTTCTGGTGATTCTCTTCTTCGTAAGTCTAGCTCCCAAGCTGCTTCCTGAGCGATATGATATTCAGGAAGGGACACGCAGTGAAGTGGATATTGCTGCACCTATGCAGATTCCAAACAATAAAGCTACGCTAAAAGCGCAAGAAGAAGCCGCCGAACGTGTGCAGCCTATTTATCAAATTGTGCAGATGCGCAATGAGAATCTGATGACGACATTACTTGATCGTATTGACCGATTGAATCAGGATGATCAGATATCAAGTCAAGATAAGATTGACATTTACCGGGAAGAAATTCCGCAGCGACAGAAGGATTTTGTGTCCAATTTTATCAACAACAACCGGAAATCAGGTACATACTCCGAAACGTTACTGGAAGAAATCAGAAATGTAGTACAGGAGCAAAGCTACCGAATCCCGGAAGAGACATATATCAAAATATCTCGTCTCACTTCAGATGATATTCAGGAGATGAAACCTGTTGCGAGGGACATTGTCTCTAGACTGATGACGGATCAGATCAGTGATGCAACAACGGCTCGTGCCAAAGTCGCCGAGATGGTTAGTGTAAGCTCGCTTAGCAAACGTACACAGCGTGAGGTTGTGCAGGAGCTGGGACGACTTGTTCTGACATCAAATCGTTTCTACGATGAAGAGGGGACAAAAGAGGCGAAGGTACAGGCTCGTGAGAACACGCAAACCGTGTTTATCAAGCAAGGAGACACCCTAGTTGCCAAGGGGGAAATAATTACCCCAGAGATGTATGCACTGCTGGATGAGAATGATTTGTTGAAAAATGAAGTGAATTATTGGCCGCAAGTTGGATTGCTCATGCTGTCCTGTCTGTTGTCTGCGGCGATTCTCATGTATATTCAGCAATGTAGCGGCACACATTTTAAATACAACAACGCACAGCTGCTAATGCTTGTCCTTATATTCATCATTACGATTGTAGTTATGCATGTGACCGCATTCATCCAGACAAACGAACAGTCGTATGTAGGATTCCTTGCACCAGTTGCTGTAGGAGCGATGCTGATTGCTTTGCTGCTGGATACTTCACTTGCTTTTGTATGTTCCATAATCATTGGCATGCTCTCAAGTATCATTCTTAATACGCATCAGGGTCAGATTTTTGACTTCGAATTTGGTTTCTTCGCTGTATTGGTTTCCTTTGTTGCTATTTTTGCAACCCATAAGGCTAGTCAGCGCTCAACGATCTTAAAGGGTGCCATTATGGTATGTCTCTTTGGCTCCATTGCTGTCTTCACACTCGCTTTAATCGATACAGGTGACTGGAACCGTACAACGACATTGTATGGTATAGGTTTCGCCTTTGCCGGTGGTGTGTTAACCGCTATACTTGTCATTGGGCTTATGCCATTCTTTGAAACATCGTTTGGCATCTTGTCTGCTCTCAAACTTGTAGAGTTATCCAATCCAAACCATCCGTTATTACGTAAGCTGTTGACCGAAACGCCTGGTACGTATCATCATAGCGTCATGGTGGGCAACCTGTCAGAGGCTGCGGCCGAAGCTATTGGAGCTAATGGGCTACTCTGCCGCGTTGGATCGTATTATCATGATATCGGAAAGACGAAGCGACCTATTTATTTTATCGAAAACCAAAATAATATGGAAAATCCCCATGATTCCATCGATCCAAAGCTGAGTAAGTCGATCATCGTTGCTCATGCTAGAGATGGAGTGGAAATGCAGAAGGATTACAAGCTGCCAAGACCGATTCGCGATATAGCGGAACAGCATCATGGGACAACATTCCTTCACTTCTTCTACCATAAGGCATTAAGACAGGCTGAAGAAGCGGGGATCGAACCTGATTTTACGGAAGAGGATTTCCGTTATCCAGGGCCGAAAGCTCAATCCAAAGAGTCTGCCATTGTTGGTATAGCAGATAGTGTGGAAGCGGCTGTTCGTTCGCTGCGTAAACCGACGGTAGAGCAAGTGGAGTCCATGATTGAGAAGATTATCAAAGGTAGATTGGACGACCATCAGTTTAATGATTGTGATCTAACGATGCGGGAACTTGATATTGTTGCCAAAACTCTGAAAGAAACGGTAATGGGCATTTTCCACTCCCGGATCGAATATCCAGAGGAAATGAAGAAACCGAAACCTACTTCACCCGAAGCAGGTTAA
- a CDS encoding PhoH family protein: MSEQTRSIRISLQSAGEGQSLFGPQDIFLKLIEAEIPAQISSREAEIVIFGNAQNVESLEQLFDVLLQLVRNGYVLTERDVKYAIELAKELRADQLLDLFKGEITTTYRGKPIRVKTIGQKHYVTTIKKRDVVFGIGPAGTGKTYLAVVLAVAALKEGSVKRIVLTRPAVEAGESLGFLPGDLQEKVDPYLRPLYDALYDVMGQEQTAKALERGLIEIAPLAYMRGRTLDDSFIILDEAQNTTPEQMKMFLTRLGFGSKMVITGDVTQIDLPRGKKSGLVEAKTILNEVEEIGFVFFAEQDVVRHSLVQKIIVAYNHAAENQE, encoded by the coding sequence TTGTCAGAACAAACACGCAGCATACGAATCTCCCTCCAAAGCGCGGGAGAGGGTCAATCTCTGTTTGGACCCCAAGATATTTTTCTGAAATTAATTGAAGCTGAAATTCCTGCTCAGATCTCATCCCGTGAAGCGGAGATCGTGATCTTCGGGAATGCACAGAACGTAGAATCGCTAGAACAGTTATTTGATGTATTATTGCAATTGGTTCGTAACGGATATGTGTTAACGGAGAGGGATGTTAAATACGCGATTGAGCTAGCGAAGGAACTGCGTGCAGACCAGCTTCTTGACCTGTTCAAGGGTGAGATTACAACGACCTATCGAGGCAAGCCGATCCGGGTAAAAACGATTGGACAGAAGCACTATGTAACTACGATTAAGAAACGGGACGTTGTATTCGGTATTGGTCCTGCAGGTACAGGAAAAACCTATCTCGCGGTTGTGCTCGCCGTGGCAGCACTCAAGGAAGGTAGTGTAAAGCGGATTGTACTTACAAGACCTGCGGTTGAGGCTGGTGAAAGCCTAGGCTTCCTCCCGGGCGATTTGCAAGAGAAGGTAGATCCTTACTTACGTCCACTGTACGATGCATTATATGATGTGATGGGACAAGAGCAGACGGCAAAAGCGCTAGAGCGAGGGCTGATAGAAATTGCACCTTTGGCATACATGCGTGGACGTACGCTGGATGATTCATTCATTATTTTGGATGAAGCCCAGAACACAACGCCTGAACAAATGAAAATGTTTTTGACCCGTCTTGGTTTTGGTTCCAAAATGGTCATTACCGGCGATGTTACACAAATTGATTTACCCCGCGGCAAGAAGTCTGGATTAGTGGAAGCCAAAACGATACTGAATGAAGTGGAAGAAATCGGATTTGTGTTCTTTGCAGAGCAAGATGTTGTAAGACACTCTCTCGTTCAGAAAATTATCGTTGCATACAACCACGCCGCAGAAAATCAAGAATAG
- the yqfD gene encoding sporulation protein YqfD produces MKQPSLYKLRGAVRITVTGGDIEGLINLLAVQGLEVWNLRARDGRRADMNILLPHFFKLRPLLKRTGCKVKVTHRRGFPFFVARLWKRKFFLGGMLFFVAALFALTSMVWNVEVKGNVKIPTDEILTAAKKEGLYPFQWSFRLPSQDKLSKQLALTLPDVTWVGVTKEGTNVTIQVVESAQPKREPLMNPRHLVSKSDAVVTQIYAEQGRPVVQENMRVKKGQVLISGILGDEENTETVVAKGDIRGLVWREYQVEVPLTQKLNTMTGESKERFYIVLGKWAVQLWGYGKIPFNSYETSSNHDPLTWRSFTLPMGWLTETDRETRAHEVQQSVEWARSKGLEGARNDIIAKNGKETKIISEKILHEKKENGKVYMKVLFEVEESIAEELPLVHSQGE; encoded by the coding sequence ATGAAGCAGCCCAGTCTGTACAAACTGCGTGGAGCGGTCCGAATCACGGTTACTGGGGGAGACATTGAAGGGTTAATTAACTTGCTGGCAGTGCAGGGACTGGAAGTTTGGAACCTGCGTGCCAGAGATGGGCGCCGGGCAGATATGAATATTTTGCTGCCGCATTTCTTCAAGTTGCGTCCGTTACTGAAACGGACAGGCTGCAAAGTGAAGGTGACTCATCGCAGAGGATTCCCGTTTTTTGTTGCCCGACTATGGAAAAGAAAATTTTTCCTTGGTGGAATGTTATTTTTTGTGGCAGCATTATTTGCGTTAACGTCTATGGTCTGGAATGTGGAAGTGAAGGGCAATGTGAAGATTCCAACAGATGAAATTCTTACAGCTGCCAAAAAAGAGGGGTTATATCCTTTTCAATGGTCATTTCGTCTTCCTAGCCAGGACAAGCTCTCCAAACAGCTCGCATTGACGTTGCCGGATGTAACATGGGTTGGTGTAACCAAAGAAGGTACCAACGTCACCATTCAGGTTGTAGAGTCGGCACAACCGAAGCGAGAGCCTTTAATGAACCCTAGACATCTAGTAAGTAAATCCGACGCAGTAGTTACTCAGATTTACGCGGAGCAGGGGCGGCCGGTTGTGCAGGAAAACATGCGTGTAAAAAAGGGACAAGTGTTGATCTCAGGCATCTTAGGGGATGAAGAAAATACAGAAACAGTGGTGGCCAAAGGTGATATTCGTGGCTTGGTGTGGCGTGAATATCAAGTTGAAGTGCCGCTTACCCAAAAGCTCAATACGATGACTGGTGAGAGCAAAGAGCGATTTTATATTGTGCTGGGGAAATGGGCGGTACAGCTATGGGGATATGGTAAGATTCCTTTCAACTCGTATGAAACATCCAGCAACCATGATCCACTCACATGGAGATCCTTTACTCTTCCTATGGGGTGGTTAACAGAGACAGATAGAGAAACCCGTGCACATGAAGTTCAGCAGAGTGTAGAATGGGCTAGAAGCAAAGGGTTGGAAGGGGCTAGAAACGATATTATCGCTAAAAATGGGAAAGAAACTAAAATTATAAGTGAAAAAATTTTGCATGAGAAGAAAGAGAATGGTAAAGTTTATATGAAAGTATTATTTGAAGTAGAAGAAAGTATTGCGGAGGAACTTCCGCTAGTCCATAGTCAAGGAGAATGA
- the yqfC gene encoding sporulation protein YqfC, with amino-acid sequence MTRISRKLRRWTSEVLDLPQDVLYDMPRLTLIGNKQLYIENHRGVIHFTPDRIVLALSQGELEIKGAELMIRNILPDEVAVEGKILDIHMNGAEGNE; translated from the coding sequence ATGACTCGAATTAGCCGCAAGCTGCGCAGATGGACTAGTGAGGTACTGGATCTGCCGCAGGATGTGCTTTACGATATGCCACGGTTAACCCTGATTGGCAATAAGCAATTGTATATAGAGAATCATCGAGGTGTCATCCATTTTACACCTGACCGCATCGTGCTTGCTCTATCCCAAGGCGAACTGGAGATTAAAGGAGCCGAACTGATGATCCGAAATATTTTACCGGATGAGGTAGCTGTGGAGGGCAAGATTTTAGATATTCATATGAATGGAGCGGAGGGAAACGAATGA
- the floA gene encoding flotillin-like protein FloA (flotillin-like protein involved in membrane lipid rafts) produces MEPTLITVLLIAVVAIIVLSVFFSFFPVMLWISAIASGVRVGIITLVAMRLRRVTPSRIVNPLIKATKAGLGLNINQLESHFLAGGNVDRVVNALIAAQRANIPLEFERAAAIDLAGRDVLQAVQMSVNPRVIETPIVSAVAKDGIEVKVRARVTVRANIDRLVGGAGEETIIARVGEGIVSTNGSSNSHKDVLENPDLISRTVLSKGLDAGTAFEILSIDIADVDVGKNIGAFLQTEQAEADKRIAQAKAEERRAMAVAQEQEMKARVVEMRARVVESESQVPLAMSEALRSGKIGVMDYMNLKNIEADTQMRNTLGKPGEGSNSNDQGDSKNGR; encoded by the coding sequence ATGGAACCAACCTTGATTACGGTTTTGCTAATTGCGGTAGTTGCGATTATCGTGCTTAGCGTATTCTTCAGCTTTTTCCCGGTTATGCTCTGGATCTCAGCCATTGCATCCGGTGTGCGTGTCGGAATTATTACACTGGTAGCTATGAGATTGAGACGTGTAACACCTAGTCGGATCGTAAACCCGTTGATCAAAGCAACAAAGGCGGGACTAGGATTGAATATCAACCAATTGGAAAGTCACTTCCTTGCTGGTGGTAACGTAGACCGCGTTGTTAATGCCTTGATTGCTGCACAACGTGCAAACATTCCATTGGAGTTTGAACGTGCTGCTGCAATCGATCTTGCGGGTCGTGACGTATTGCAAGCCGTGCAAATGAGCGTTAACCCTCGTGTAATCGAGACACCAATTGTATCCGCTGTAGCGAAAGATGGTATCGAAGTTAAAGTTAGAGCGCGTGTTACGGTACGTGCAAACATTGATCGCCTCGTCGGTGGTGCTGGTGAAGAGACAATCATTGCCCGTGTCGGCGAAGGTATCGTAAGTACGAACGGTTCTTCCAATTCCCACAAAGACGTATTGGAAAATCCAGATTTGATCTCTCGTACGGTGTTGTCTAAAGGTTTGGATGCAGGTACGGCTTTTGAAATCCTGTCCATTGATATCGCAGACGTAGATGTAGGTAAAAACATTGGTGCATTCTTGCAAACGGAACAAGCAGAGGCGGATAAGCGTATTGCCCAAGCAAAAGCCGAAGAGCGTCGTGCAATGGCCGTAGCCCAAGAGCAAGAGATGAAAGCACGCGTTGTAGAGATGAGAGCACGTGTAGTTGAATCTGAGTCCCAAGTACCTTTGGCAATGTCTGAAGCACTTCGTAGTGGTAAAATCGGTGTTATGGACTACATGAACCTGAAAAATATTGAAGCAGATACTCAAATGCGTAACACATTAGGAAAACCTGGTGAAGGCTCCAATTCCAATGATCAGGGTGATTCCAAAAACGGAAGATAG